The Sporanaerobacter acetigenes DSM 13106 genome includes the window AATTTGATTATAATTGCAAAGAACTCTTGCAACAATGATTATACCCTTGTGAAATACAATATTAAAGACAATTCATTTAAAGAATTTGCAAATATAACTGGTGACAAATTGTTTTACGATGAAGAATTAAATAAGGGATATATAAGTTTATCCCCTCCTATAGAAAATAGCAAAAGACATATTATATATTCTATAGATTTAAGCAAATTAAAATTGAACACAAATTAAGGGACTTATTTAAATAGTCCCTTTATTTTTATCCTTTTCAAAAGTCTTGACAATGGGCTCTTTACTTCCTCAACAACAAATGAGTAATCTGACTCTTTAGGAATAAACAATACATCTAAACTTTGTATACCCTCTCTATAGTCTTTATAATCTAAAGTAACTAATTTGCCCTTTTCATTAAGTACATCTATCCATATATATTTTGGTGAAAAATAAAGCGCATTTAATATATCTTCTTTGCTTTGCACACCATTTCCATTTATAGATAATATTATGTCACCTGTTTTTAAACCCATTTTTTCTCCAACACCGTAAGGCATAGTATCTAACAATTTTAGACCTCTTTGGGAAGGTGTAAAAATGGCTTCTCCCAATCTTTCTCTTTTCCTTCCCATTTGAATTATCATCTCATGAAATACTGGAGAAGCAATAGCTAATACATACAACATTTTGGAATATGATTTTGCAAGTTCTGACAATACCAAAAGCAAGGCACTAAATATAAAAAGCATAGCAGCAGTTTCTTTGGTCTTGTCTTTTGGATACTTTGCCAAGGCAAAATCCCCATATCCTAAAATAGCTACTACCGTCACAGGAAGAGGACTGCCTCCCTCTAGAAAAACTAAAAAAGGCACGGGCCAAAACCTATTCATATTAAATCCACCAACTATTTCATTATCTTTCTCCATAAATATTGGGATTTTTCCATTGTGCCCATCTATAATGATGAGAAAAGCTTCTATCAAATGTAAAACAGCTACTATAGTCATAACACTTATTATATTTATTTTTGGATATCCAAACAACAAACTGATAAGTGCTATTATCCCACCAGCATAAGAAAAGCAAATAAATCGTGGATGAATTAAAGAAAGTAAAATCGCTAAAGGCAATATATAAATAAAATCACTTGAATTAACTCTTGTTCCTAAAATCATAAATACAATGCTTCCAACTATTCCACCAAGTAGTCCCAATACAGTTGAAACAATAGCCTTTTTATATAAGGGCTCCCTATAGGAGCCCAATATCATCTTTTCCATTTTCCCTAATTTCTTATACTGAAAAATCACAATGGCAACTACAATCCAATACACTGGTGATTTCAAAGAAGATAAAAGAGAATATAACAATTCAAACATCTACTACTCCCCTAATGAACATATTTATATCTATTTAGCTATTTTAGCTTTCATCATTTCAATAGCTTTTTGAAGCTGAACATCTTGCTTTATGTTTTCAACACCAATCATTTCTACATCTTCTGGCAATTCTATTATAACATCTGGAGTAATTCCTATGCCATGAATATTGGTCCCATTTGGTGTAAAATATTCTGAAACAGTAAGTTTATATCCTGAACCATCTGGAAGTTTTATAATCCTCTGTACTATACCTTTCCCAAAAGTCTTAGTTCCTATAAGCTCTCCCCTCTTTGTATCTTTAATTGCTCCAGCCAAAATCTCAGAGGCACTGGCACTTCCTTCATTTACAAGTACAACCAAAGGCAAATCTGTTTTTTTCTTATCTGATTTCAAATACTCTCTTTCCCCATCTCTGGTCTCAGTATATACTATAGTTCCTTCTCCCAAAAATTCATCAGCTATATCTGCACATACATCCAACAATCCTCCTGGATTGTTCCTTAAATCCAATACAATTCCTTTTACATTTTGTTTTTCTAAACTATTTAATTCACTCTTAAAATCTTTATAAGTCAAATCATCAAAAGAAGTTATCTTTATATACCCGATTTTATCCTCTAATACAGTAGACTTAACACTTTTTAATCTAATCTCTTCTCTCACAATTTTCATTTCTATTTCATTAGATTTTCCTTCTTTATCTTGTCTTAAGATAGTCAAACTTACTTCTGTACCTGGTTTTCCTTTCATGATTTTTACTGCTGCATCCATTTTATCAGCAGAAAATTCTTCTCCATTTACTTTTATTATCTTATCTCCAGTTTTTATACCTGCTTTTTCACCCGGTGTATCCTCTATAGGAGAAACCACAGTGATCAAATTGTCCTCTCCTGGAGTTACAATAACACCAATTCCTCCATAAATGCCCTTTGTATGTTCCATAAAATCATTAAACTCTTCTTTGGTCATGTATAGAGAATAAGGATCCTTTAGTACCTCAAACATACCCTTTAGTTGACCATCTGTAAGGGTTTCATCGTCTACTTCTTTTAAGAAGTTTTTCTTTATAGATTCCTCTGCAGTCATAACCTTAGCATACTTTTTATAAAATGTATTTAGTTCATCAAACTCGGATTTAGAAATAAGTACTTTGTTATTTAATGGGGTCGGTAATACATTTCCAACAACATATGTCATAATATTAGTTATAATGACAATTGTTACAATAAGGGCAATATTCTTCTTTTTTGACATTATATTCACCTCAATTAATAAGCATTATGTAGTTTAGTTTATTAAAACTACTTTTACATTATACCATTAGCAATAATACTTTTCAAAAAAAGAAAAAAAAGAGGGAAATTAATTTCCCCTCAACCAAGGTATAGGATCTTGATAAGCTCCATTTTTTCTAACCTCAAAGTGACAATGTGGCCCTGTTGAATATCCTGTACTTCCAGCTTTAGCTATAGTTTGCCCTCTAGAAACATCTGTACCCACGCCCACAGATATAGAAGAATTGTGTCCATAAAGAGTCACTATGCCACCACCATGGTCAACCATGACAGCATTTCCATAACCTCCAAGCCATCCTGCAAAAATAACTGTACCATCAGCTGCAGCCACAATACTTGTACCTGTTGGAGCTGGAATATCTATACCTGTATGTAATTTTTTCGTCTTAAATATTGGATGAATTCTATATCCAAAAGGCGAGCTAATTCTTGAATGTCCTGGTACTGGCCAACCCATTTTCCCACCTGAATAAGGACCAGCCTTTACTTGCAATGCCTTAATTTTAGATTCATATTCTTTTGCCTCTCTGATTAATTCATCTTCCATCTTTTCCAATTGCTTTATATTTTTTTCTACATCCTTCATTCGGCCTTCTTTGCTTCTTGTAGCTACAATTAAATCATGCTTTTTACTTTCTATTTTTCGCTTTGCAGTTTCTTGCGAAGCCCTTGCTACTTGCAATTCCCTTTCTTTGTCCTCTACAATTTGTCTTTGTTCTTTCATGTATTTAAGCAAATTTGTATCATGATCTACTATAGCTTGTACCATATCTTTTCTTGAAAGAAAATCTCTGATATTTGCAGAAGAGAGAAGTACTTCTAAATATCCGATATTTCCATTCTTGTACATAACTCTCAATCTAGAATTTAGTGTATCATTTTTTTCACCAATTTTTTCTTCTGCTTCCTTCAATTCTTTCTTAGTCTTTTCTATATTGCCATTTATCTTTGCCAATTCATTTTCCACATCATTTAATTCTTTTCCAGTTTCAGATATTTTTCTATCTAATTCATCAATTTCTTTAGCTAAATCAACTTGTTCTTTTTTTAAGTCCTTTTTTTCACCTTTTATTGTATCTTGTTTTTTTTCAGTTTCTTTAAGCTTTTTGTTCCAACTTTCAACAGTTCCCTTTTCAGCATAAGCCCCTGTAAATGCCCCTATGACTATAGCAAATAAAAGTAACAACGCAATGTTTCTTTTTCTTTTCATCTCAAGTCCCCCTCTCTACGCATTTAAAAACTTCTTTAATGATATTAAACTTCCTAGTGTTCCAATTCCAACTCCTATTGCCATAAACATGATAATTATATCATTTAAAAGTGCATGAGGTGCTACTAAATAAACTGTAAATATTACATACAATTTTTCATTTATGACTTTAAAAAGATATTCATATCCATAATTGACAATAAGAATTGATAGCCCCGCTCCCACAAGACCTAATATGATTCCCTCAATGACAAAAGGTCCCCTAATGTATCCATTGGTAGCTCCAACATATTTCATGATATTTATTTCTCTTTTTCTAGCTGTAACTGTAATCTTTATAGTATTTGAAATTATAAACACAGAAATAAACATCAAAATAGCTATAATGATCATTCCTCCGACTTTTATATAATTAGCTGCAGCAAGAAGTTTTTCAATGACATCTTTGTAATATTTTACTTCTTCTATTCCATCTATACCTTCCAATTTAGAAACTACATTGTCCGCATATTCTATGTCTTTTAATTTGACAATATATGAATTAGGTAGTGGATTTTCTTCAAGTCCCTCAAGTAGATAGGATTCCTCTCCCCAATCCTTCTTCATTATCTCTAAAGCTTCATCTTTGGATTCAAAATACACATCTGTAACTCCTTCAGAAGATTTGAGCTTATCTTCTATTTCTGCCATCTTCTCACTTTCTACGTTATCTTCCAAATAAATTTGTATTTCATCGAATTTGTTTTTAGTTTCAACTACTACATTGTTTATACTCAATATAATGATTAAAACCATTCCTAGTATGATAAGCACGGCTGTGATAGAACCTACTGAAGCAAGCCCCATACCTCTATTTCTCCAAGAACCTTGAAATCCCTGCTTTACTATATTCTTAAATATCCTAAACTTCATACTCATACACACCTTTCTCTTCGTCTCTTACAACTCTTCCTCCTTCGATAGCTATGACTCTTCTTTTCATAGAATTTACTATATCCTTGGCATGAGTGGCCATAAGTACTGTAGTACCTCTTCTATTTATATCTTTAATTATTTTCATAATCTCCCACGCTGTATCTGGATCCAAATTTCCTGTAGGCTCGTCCGCTATTAAAACAGGTGGATTATTCACAATAGCTCTGGCTATAGCAACTCTCTGATGCTCTCCACCAGATAATTGGTCTGGATAACAATAAGCTTTTCCACTTAAATCCACCATACTTAAAACCATCGGCACTCTTCTTCTTATCTCCTTTGGATGAGAGCCTATGATTTCCATAGCAAAAGCTATATTTTCATATACAGTCTTGTTTGGAAGCAATCTAAAATCTTGAAAAACAACTCCAATATTTCTCCTTATGTAAGGAACTTTTCTATTTTTAACCTTTGTTATATCCATATCATTTAATATGATAGTACCTGATGTTGGGTCTATTTCTTTTAAAAGCAATTTAATTATAGTCGATTTTCCAGCACCACTTGGTCCAACAAGAAAAACAAATTCTCCTTTTTCTATAAACATATTTATATTGCTTAATGCTTTAGCACCATTATCTTCATATACTTTGGTTACATTGATAAATTTTATCATATTTTTACCACCCTTATTATAAATCTACTATATAAATAATATACAATAACTTCTTCTACTAATTTATCATAAATCCTCTTATTTTTTACAAATTTTTTTCGTTATTTTTTGCCATATTCAATTATCTATTATATTATTATATTATAATATAAATTGAACAATAAATAAACTATAAGAGGTGAGCTTATGGATAAAAAAACTTTGAGAAAACAGTGTATAGAAAAGCGAAGTAGTCTTTCAAATATAGAAGTAGAAGAAATTAGTCACAATATAGCGATGAATTTATTTAAACTAGACATATATAAAAATAGTTCTTTCATCATGACTTATGTGGATTTTAACAAAGAAGTACGAACTGAAGAAATAATAAGGCATTCTATAGATATCGGGAAAAGAATTGGAATTCCCATCACAATAAAAGAAGAACGGAAATTATTGATATCTGAATTGAAAGATTTTGATATAGAATTAGAGATAAGTACCTACAATATTTTAGCACCTAAAAGCGAATTTATAAGAAGAATTCATCCTTCTATCATAGATTTAGTTTTAGTTCCAGGAGCTGCTTTTGATAGAAATGGATATAGAATTGGCTATGGGGGCGGATATTATGATAGATTTTTACCTAATTTAAATAAAAAAGCTATCACAATAGGACTTGCATACAATTTACAATTGATAGATAATGTACCAAGGGGACATTATGATTTGCCAGTAGATTTTATCCTCACAGAAAAAGAATTTATCAATTGTAAAACAAAAAATAGCGAAAAATTCTATTAAGCCCAAAAAGGTGGTATAATGTATAAGGAAATTTCTTTAATTCTATTTTAGGAGGAATTTAAATGGTTAGAACAGTAGGTACTACAGCTAGAGGTATAAGAGCTCCTATCATTAAAGAAGGAGATGATATAGTAGATATTGTAGTGAATTCAGTGCTAAATTCTGCAAAATGTGAAAACTATGAAATAAAAGATAGAGATGTAATAGGAATTACAGAATCTTTAGTAGCTAGAGCACAAGGAAACTATGCTACTATAGATCAAATTGCCAAAGATATAAACAACAAATTTAAAGGGGACATAGGAATTATATTTCCAATACTAAGTAGAAATAGATTTTCTATCATTCTAAAAGCAATAGCAATGACAGAAAAGAAAATATATCTAGTACTTAATTATCCTTCTGATGAAGAAGGGAATTCTCTTATGGATATTGACAAAATGGATGAACTGGGGCTAAACCCTTATACTGATGTGATAAGCGAAGAAAAATATAGAGAATTATTTGGAGAAGTAGTTGCTCATCCTTTCACAGGTGTCGACTATGTACGCATGTACAAGGATTTAGCTGTAAATGACAATATTGAGATAATTCTTTCCAATGATCCAAGAACTATTTTACAATATACTGCTGAAGTATTGGTTGCCAATATTCATGAAAGAAAGAGAACTAAAAGAATACTTAAAAATGCTGGTGCAAAAACAGTCTATGGACTAGATGATATATTAAGTACTTCTGTAGATGGCAGTGGATACAATCCAGAATATGGACTACTAGGGTCAAATTTATCTACAAATACAAGATTGAAATTGTTTCCTAAAGATTGTCAATATTATGTAGATGAAATTCAAAGAAAGATAAAAGAAGCCACAGGAAAACATGTAGAAGTAATGATATATGGAGATGGAGCCTTTAAGGATCCCGTGGGTAAAATATGGGAGCTTGCTGACCCAGTAGTTTCACCAGGATATACTGATGGTCTAAGAGGCACTCCAAATGAGATAAAACTAAAATACCTTGCTGATACAGATCTGAAAAATCTTAGTGGAGAAGAAATGAAAGAAGCAATGAAAAATAAAATAAAAGAAAAAAATGAAAACCTTGTAGGAAAAGCTGAATCCTTAGGAACTACTCCAAGACAATTGACGGATTTGTTGGGAAGTTTATGTGATTTAACCAGTGGAAGTGGAGACAAAGGAACTCCTATAATACACATACAAGGATACTTCGACAATTATGCAACAGAGTAGCCAAATGGCTACTCTGTTATTTATTGTTTAATCCTTTTATTTCAAATTGTCTTTTAGTATATCTATCAAAAAGAGTTTTGACAACTGCTGCTACAGGAACTGCAAATAGCATTCCCCATACTCCAAAGAATCCGCCACCTACCAAAATAGCTGTTATTATCCAGAAAGGTTTCATCCCAACTTGTATTCCAAGTATCTTAGGTCCTAAATACAATCCATCAAATTGTTGTAATGCAAATATAAATATGATAACCCAAAGTGCTTTTATAGGTCTATCAAACAATGTGATAACTCCTGCTGGTATCATTCCTATGAATGGGCCAAAATAAGGTATCATATTGATCACTCCAACTATAAGACTAATCAAAACTGCATAAGGTACTTTCATGATTATAAGCCCAATAAAACACAATACACCTATAATTGCTGAATCTATTATCTTACCTACAAAAAACTTTGAAAAAGCTTCTTTTATTTCATTTTGCACAGTTATGATAGATTCTGCCCTTTCTTTTGAAAATAAAGCATAATTAAGTTTCTTAAATCCTTTTACAAATCCTTCTTTATCTTTCAATATATATATAGATATTATAGCTCCCAAAACAAAGTTTACAAACCCAGATGTAAAATTGATTATTTGAGTTAAAGTCTTGTTTAAAAGTGGTCCGATTCCTTCGCTAGCTTTAAGTATCAAATTATCCAATGCCGATTGAATTTCTTCAACAATTCCATATTTATCAGCACCAGAGAATCGTGAAGGCAGAGTTTCAAGCCATCTTTGAGTTGTTCTCATATATCCAGGTAAATCTCTCGCTAAATTTTTGATACTATCTACAACAGTTGGAGTAATAACTATAAAAAACAAAGCTATTATTCCAAAAAATATCAAGTATACAATGAGTATATTGACCCACCTTTTAGATTTATGCTTTTTCTCTATACTTACTAATAGTGAATTTAAAAAAAAGGCAATGACAAAAGCCCAAATAAAAGGTTTTAATATTTTATTTAATGTAGCTAAAAATTCATCACTGTTGACCAATTTAAAAAGAATAAATGCAATAACAAGTAAGAAAAATATTTTGCCATAATTATTTTTTTTGTCTATTTGTAATCACTCCCATTGGAATATTTGTTACTATATTCTATCATCTTTTACTTTCATAATAAAGAATTAATTTAAAAACATCTCAAATATTTTATGATTTACTTCTTCGTGAGCTTTTCTAAATTCAGGATGAATAAAATTTTCTATTGGATTGTTTGCAATATCTCCACAAATATCTACTCCTGAAACCTTTCCCAATCTATTGAAAAGTTTTAATTTGTTCAACAAATTGACCAATTCCATATTGCCTTGATCCCAATTAGTCTTCACATATTTTTCCGAAAGCACGTCTTTATCCACACTTATATAGAAATCTTTTCCCTTAATTTTTCTCATAAATTTTGTATTTATAGATTTATTTCCATCTTCTATATAATACATAAAAGGATATCTCATATCATTGAAATAATATTTTTTATTGGCCCCAATCACAAGTATACCTGAAACCAAGTTTTCATCTATACACTGTCTTGCCCAAGAACCACATGTAATAAACCCTTTTGGAGCCTTATTCATATCAAAATGATTGTCAAATAAAATCACAAAGGGTCTTATATTTAGTCTTTTTATGAGAAAATAAGTCAAATAGTGAAAATCCCCTGAACCCAAATAAGCTAAGCACTTTTCAGGCAGGGAATTCATAAACTGTTTTATAATCATTTCATTATCTAGCGAAAAATATTTTGGCCGAACATCATACTCCTTTAAGGCATCCACTATATCTACTATTTCAAAATGTGCCTCCTCATATCTACCTTTATTTTTCAGTATGATCATTCTAACCCTCCTAATCATTCATAGTCCTTGCTTAAATCAGAATAATATTCTAATTTGTTTTGAACTAATCCGTTTACAGTTTCCTCCTCATAATTTCCGTCTTCATCCATTTCTCCCGCTTTTATGCCTGTCAATATTTCTATTCCTTCATCAATAGTCTTGACAGCATAGATTTTAAATATTCCTTCTTCAACTGCATTTATCACTTCATCATTCA containing:
- a CDS encoding S41 family peptidase; amino-acid sequence: MSKKKNIALIVTIVIITNIMTYVVGNVLPTPLNNKVLISKSEFDELNTFYKKYAKVMTAEESIKKNFLKEVDDETLTDGQLKGMFEVLKDPYSLYMTKEEFNDFMEHTKGIYGGIGVIVTPGEDNLITVVSPIEDTPGEKAGIKTGDKIIKVNGEEFSADKMDAAVKIMKGKPGTEVSLTILRQDKEGKSNEIEMKIVREEIRLKSVKSTVLEDKIGYIKITSFDDLTYKDFKSELNSLEKQNVKGIVLDLRNNPGGLLDVCADIADEFLGEGTIVYTETRDGEREYLKSDKKKTDLPLVVLVNEGSASASEILAGAIKDTKRGELIGTKTFGKGIVQRIIKLPDGSGYKLTVSEYFTPNGTNIHGIGITPDVIIELPEDVEMIGVENIKQDVQLQKAIEMMKAKIAK
- a CDS encoding murein hydrolase activator EnvC family protein encodes the protein MKRKRNIALLLLFAIVIGAFTGAYAEKGTVESWNKKLKETEKKQDTIKGEKKDLKKEQVDLAKEIDELDRKISETGKELNDVENELAKINGNIEKTKKELKEAEEKIGEKNDTLNSRLRVMYKNGNIGYLEVLLSSANIRDFLSRKDMVQAIVDHDTNLLKYMKEQRQIVEDKERELQVARASQETAKRKIESKKHDLIVATRSKEGRMKDVEKNIKQLEKMEDELIREAKEYESKIKALQVKAGPYSGGKMGWPVPGHSRISSPFGYRIHPIFKTKKLHTGIDIPAPTGTSIVAAADGTVIFAGWLGGYGNAVMVDHGGGIVTLYGHNSSISVGVGTDVSRGQTIAKAGSTGYSTGPHCHFEVRKNGAYQDPIPWLRGN
- the ftsX gene encoding permease-like cell division protein FtsX, coding for MSMKFRIFKNIVKQGFQGSWRNRGMGLASVGSITAVLIILGMVLIIILSINNVVVETKNKFDEIQIYLEDNVESEKMAEIEDKLKSSEGVTDVYFESKDEALEIMKKDWGEESYLLEGLEENPLPNSYIVKLKDIEYADNVVSKLEGIDGIEEVKYYKDVIEKLLAAANYIKVGGMIIIAILMFISVFIISNTIKITVTARKREINIMKYVGATNGYIRGPFVIEGIILGLVGAGLSILIVNYGYEYLFKVINEKLYVIFTVYLVAPHALLNDIIIMFMAIGVGIGTLGSLISLKKFLNA
- the ftsE gene encoding cell division ATP-binding protein FtsE, whose amino-acid sequence is MIKFINVTKVYEDNGAKALSNINMFIEKGEFVFLVGPSGAGKSTIIKLLLKEIDPTSGTIILNDMDITKVKNRKVPYIRRNIGVVFQDFRLLPNKTVYENIAFAMEIIGSHPKEIRRRVPMVLSMVDLSGKAYCYPDQLSGGEHQRVAIARAIVNNPPVLIADEPTGNLDPDTAWEIMKIIKDINRRGTTVLMATHAKDIVNSMKRRVIAIEGGRVVRDEEKGVYEYEV
- a CDS encoding 5-formyltetrahydrofolate cyclo-ligase, whose amino-acid sequence is MDKKTLRKQCIEKRSSLSNIEVEEISHNIAMNLFKLDIYKNSSFIMTYVDFNKEVRTEEIIRHSIDIGKRIGIPITIKEERKLLISELKDFDIELEISTYNILAPKSEFIRRIHPSIIDLVLVPGAAFDRNGYRIGYGGGYYDRFLPNLNKKAITIGLAYNLQLIDNVPRGHYDLPVDFILTEKEFINCKTKNSEKFY
- a CDS encoding coenzyme F420-0:L-glutamate ligase — encoded protein: MVRTVGTTARGIRAPIIKEGDDIVDIVVNSVLNSAKCENYEIKDRDVIGITESLVARAQGNYATIDQIAKDINNKFKGDIGIIFPILSRNRFSIILKAIAMTEKKIYLVLNYPSDEEGNSLMDIDKMDELGLNPYTDVISEEKYRELFGEVVAHPFTGVDYVRMYKDLAVNDNIEIILSNDPRTILQYTAEVLVANIHERKRTKRILKNAGAKTVYGLDDILSTSVDGSGYNPEYGLLGSNLSTNTRLKLFPKDCQYYVDEIQRKIKEATGKHVEVMIYGDGAFKDPVGKIWELADPVVSPGYTDGLRGTPNEIKLKYLADTDLKNLSGEEMKEAMKNKIKEKNENLVGKAESLGTTPRQLTDLLGSLCDLTSGSGDKGTPIIHIQGYFDNYATE
- a CDS encoding AI-2E family transporter; translation: MDKKNNYGKIFFLLVIAFILFKLVNSDEFLATLNKILKPFIWAFVIAFFLNSLLVSIEKKHKSKRWVNILIVYLIFFGIIALFFIVITPTVVDSIKNLARDLPGYMRTTQRWLETLPSRFSGADKYGIVEEIQSALDNLILKASEGIGPLLNKTLTQIINFTSGFVNFVLGAIISIYILKDKEGFVKGFKKLNYALFSKERAESIITVQNEIKEAFSKFFVGKIIDSAIIGVLCFIGLIIMKVPYAVLISLIVGVINMIPYFGPFIGMIPAGVITLFDRPIKALWVIIFIFALQQFDGLYLGPKILGIQVGMKPFWIITAILVGGGFFGVWGMLFAVPVAAVVKTLFDRYTKRQFEIKGLNNK
- a CDS encoding arginase family protein; this translates as MIILKNKGRYEEAHFEIVDIVDALKEYDVRPKYFSLDNEMIIKQFMNSLPEKCLAYLGSGDFHYLTYFLIKRLNIRPFVILFDNHFDMNKAPKGFITCGSWARQCIDENLVSGILVIGANKKYYFNDMRYPFMYYIEDGNKSINTKFMRKIKGKDFYISVDKDVLSEKYVKTNWDQGNMELVNLLNKLKLFNRLGKVSGVDICGDIANNPIENFIHPEFRKAHEEVNHKIFEMFLN